A stretch of the Luteimonas sp. JM171 genome encodes the following:
- a CDS encoding DUF1684 domain-containing protein, with the protein MGTKGSHWMLAMALVVLAPAGCSVQGTGQTAEAEAARAAADAAFAAEQEAWREARHESLLAPDGWTGVVGLHWIELDAHYLGSQSGMRVAKGPPRLGLLQRSDGRLFFTPERGVEVSVGGEPVRRRIELHDDRSGAPTPVDFDDGQGQLSIIRRGGRQAVRVRHLEADTRTHFTGIEYWPVDAGWRIEGRFRAHPPGRTMEIPLIVGGSEAIANPGVVEFERDGLVHRLEALDDGSGGLLLILADRTSGQGSYGAGRYLDAAAPDAQGRVVLDFNRAYNPPCAFTNHATCPLPPPGNRLDLAITAGEKAHAPPAG; encoded by the coding sequence ATGGGAACCAAGGGGAGTCATTGGATGCTGGCCATGGCGCTGGTGGTGCTTGCACCGGCGGGATGCTCGGTGCAAGGCACCGGACAGACAGCCGAAGCCGAGGCCGCGCGCGCGGCCGCCGACGCGGCGTTTGCCGCCGAGCAGGAAGCGTGGCGCGAAGCCCGCCACGAGAGCCTGCTGGCGCCGGATGGCTGGACCGGGGTGGTGGGCCTGCACTGGATCGAGCTTGATGCCCACTACCTGGGCAGCCAGAGCGGCATGCGGGTGGCGAAGGGCCCGCCGCGGCTGGGCCTGCTGCAGCGGAGCGACGGACGCCTGTTCTTCACCCCGGAGCGGGGCGTGGAAGTCAGCGTGGGCGGCGAGCCGGTGCGACGCCGGATCGAGCTTCACGACGACCGCAGCGGCGCGCCGACGCCGGTGGATTTCGACGATGGCCAGGGCCAGCTCTCCATCATCCGCCGCGGTGGCCGGCAGGCGGTGCGCGTGCGCCACCTGGAGGCCGACACCCGCACGCATTTCACAGGCATCGAGTATTGGCCGGTGGACGCCGGATGGCGGATCGAAGGCCGGTTCCGCGCCCATCCGCCCGGGCGCACGATGGAGATTCCGCTGATCGTGGGCGGGAGCGAAGCCATCGCCAATCCCGGCGTGGTGGAGTTTGAGCGCGATGGCCTCGTGCACCGGCTCGAAGCGCTGGACGATGGCAGCGGCGGCCTGCTGCTGATCCTGGCCGACCGCACCTCGGGGCAGGGCAGCTATGGCGCCGGCCGTTACCTCGACGCGGCCGCACCCGATGCCCAAGGCCGCGTGGTGCTCGATTTCAACCGCGCATACAATCCGCCGTGCGCGTTCACCAACCACGCCACCTGCCCGCTGCCGCCGCCGGGGAATCGCCTCGACCTGGCCATTACCGCCGGTGAGAAGGCACATGCGCCGCCTGCGGGCTGA